The following are encoded in a window of Bradyrhizobium sp. WBOS07 genomic DNA:
- a CDS encoding sugar phosphate isomerase/epimerase, producing MRMIKGPAIFLAQFAGDAAPFNSLDAICGWAASLGYKGIQIPSWDGRLFDLTKASESQSYADEVKGIAARHGLAITELSTHLQGQLVAVHPAYDAAFDGFAAPEVRGNPKARTEWAVDQVRRAILASRRLGLSAQATFSGALAWPYVYPWPQRPAGLIETAFDELARRWRPILDYADEQGVDLAYEIHPGEDLHDGVSYEMFLERVNNHPRANLLYDPSHFVLQQLDYLDYIDIYHQRIKAFHVKDAEFNPTGRQGVYGGFQSWVDRAGRFRSLGDGQVDFGAIFSKLTQYDYGSWAVLEWECALKHPEQGAREGAEFIRNHIIEVTEKAFDDFAGSGTDAAANRKMLGIS from the coding sequence ATGAGGATGATCAAAGGGCCTGCGATATTTCTCGCTCAGTTCGCGGGCGATGCGGCGCCGTTCAATTCGCTCGATGCAATCTGCGGATGGGCGGCCTCGCTGGGCTACAAGGGGATTCAGATTCCGAGCTGGGACGGGCGGCTGTTCGACCTGACCAAGGCCTCGGAGTCCCAGAGCTATGCCGACGAGGTGAAGGGGATTGCGGCGCGACACGGCCTTGCCATCACCGAGCTGTCGACCCATTTGCAAGGCCAGCTCGTCGCCGTTCACCCGGCCTATGATGCGGCCTTCGACGGCTTCGCCGCGCCGGAGGTGCGTGGCAACCCCAAGGCCCGCACCGAATGGGCGGTGGATCAGGTCAGGCGCGCCATCCTGGCGTCGCGGCGGCTCGGGCTCAGCGCCCAGGCGACGTTCTCCGGCGCGCTGGCCTGGCCCTACGTCTATCCCTGGCCGCAGCGTCCCGCCGGCCTGATCGAGACCGCCTTCGACGAGCTCGCCAGGCGCTGGCGGCCGATTCTCGACTATGCCGACGAGCAGGGTGTCGATCTCGCCTACGAGATCCATCCTGGCGAGGACCTTCACGACGGTGTCTCCTACGAAATGTTCCTCGAACGGGTGAACAACCATCCGCGCGCGAACCTGCTCTACGATCCCTCGCACTTCGTGCTGCAACAGCTCGACTATCTCGACTACATCGACATCTACCACCAGCGCATCAAGGCGTTTCACGTCAAGGACGCCGAGTTCAATCCGACCGGCCGCCAGGGCGTCTATGGCGGGTTCCAGAGCTGGGTCGACCGCGCCGGCCGCTTTCGCTCGCTCGGCGACGGCCAGGTCGATTTCGGCGCAATCTTCTCCAAGCTCACGCAATACGATTACGGCAGCTGGGCGGTGCTCGAGTGGGAGTGTGCCCTGAAACACCCCGAGCAAGGCGCGCGCGAGGGCGCCGAGTTCATCCGCAACCACATCATCGAGGTGACGGAGAAGGCCTTCGACGATTTCGCCGGCAGCGGTACCGATGCGGCCGCCAACCGCAAGATGCTCGGCATCTCCTGA
- a CDS encoding Gfo/Idh/MocA family protein: MAIEASGETGGHRRIRLGMVGGGQGAFIGAVHRIAARIDDQFELVAGALSSDPIRAKTSAKELGIADGRAYGSFEEMAQAEAARADGIEAVAIVTPNHMHSPVAKAFLGAGIHVICDKPLTTTVAEAEELVALVRKTGRIFVVTHNYTGYPMIRQARAMVANGDLGEIRLVQAEYLQDWLTEPLEATGQKQAAWRTDPSRSGAGGCIGDIGTHAYNLACFVTGLELDALLAQLSTFVEGRRLDDDVQIFLKWKGGAKGMLWASQIAVGNENGLKLRVYGSKGGLEWAQENPNQLWFTPYGKPKQLLTRGGAGASGAAARVTRIPSGHPEGYLEGFATIYAEAARAIRAAAAGEEPPPDVIFPTVEDGLAGVKLIDAAVKSSAGNGVWVRMT, encoded by the coding sequence ATGGCGATCGAAGCAAGCGGTGAAACCGGCGGCCATCGCCGCATCCGTCTCGGCATGGTCGGCGGCGGCCAGGGCGCGTTCATCGGTGCCGTCCACCGCATTGCCGCGCGCATCGACGACCAGTTCGAGCTGGTGGCCGGCGCGCTGTCGTCGGATCCAATTCGCGCCAAGACCTCCGCGAAGGAGCTCGGCATCGCCGACGGCCGGGCCTATGGCTCGTTCGAGGAGATGGCGCAGGCCGAAGCGGCGAGGGCGGACGGCATCGAGGCGGTCGCGATCGTGACGCCCAATCATATGCATAGCCCGGTCGCGAAAGCTTTCCTGGGAGCCGGCATCCACGTCATCTGCGACAAGCCGCTGACCACGACCGTTGCCGAGGCCGAGGAACTGGTGGCGCTGGTCAGGAAGACGGGCCGGATCTTCGTCGTCACGCACAATTACACCGGCTATCCCATGATCCGGCAGGCCCGCGCCATGGTCGCGAACGGCGATCTCGGCGAGATCCGTCTCGTCCAGGCCGAGTATCTGCAGGATTGGCTGACCGAGCCATTGGAGGCCACCGGCCAGAAGCAGGCGGCATGGCGCACGGACCCGTCCCGGTCCGGCGCCGGCGGGTGCATCGGCGACATCGGCACCCACGCCTACAATCTCGCCTGCTTCGTCACCGGGCTCGAGCTCGACGCGCTGCTCGCCCAATTGTCGACCTTCGTCGAGGGCCGGCGGCTCGACGATGACGTGCAGATCTTCCTCAAGTGGAAGGGCGGCGCCAAGGGCATGCTGTGGGCGAGCCAAATCGCCGTCGGCAACGAGAACGGGCTCAAGCTGCGCGTCTACGGCAGCAAGGGCGGTCTCGAATGGGCGCAGGAGAATCCGAACCAGCTCTGGTTCACGCCTTACGGCAAGCCCAAACAGCTACTGACCCGCGGCGGCGCCGGTGCATCGGGCGCGGCGGCGAGGGTCACTCGCATCCCGTCGGGGCACCCCGAGGGCTACCTCGAGGGCTTCGCGACGATCTATGCCGAGGCGGCGCGCGCCATCCGCGCGGCCGCGGCCGGTGAAGAGCCGCCGCCCGACGTTATCTTTCCGACGGTCGAGGATGGCCTCGCAGGCGTGAAGTTGATCGATGCCGCGGTGAAATCGTCTGCGGGCAACGGCGTCTGGGTTCGGATGACCTAA
- a CDS encoding BTAD domain-containing putative transcriptional regulator — MSLLQINLFGGVEVMRASGESVLIPSRKAATLLGYVALSSPRAISRGKLATLLWDGQFGDRARASLRQALLTLRRELPQYSDVIAADRDDIRICPNAISTDVGEFERLLSDGDPERLSRAAMLYRGDLLEGISSTSCQFEAWLSAERQRLRTKAMQALAGLLDADGREHMDIAIALALRIVAIDPLQEQVHRILMRCYAQQGRRTDALRQYDLCRSVLWRDVRAVPEQETEQLQRDIRRMFHAAPLRPASVKLQRAKNFDATFTLGVTPASRSWS; from the coding sequence ATGTCGCTGCTCCAGATCAATCTCTTCGGCGGTGTCGAGGTCATGCGTGCCTCCGGCGAGTCGGTGTTGATCCCCAGCCGCAAGGCTGCAACTCTCCTTGGCTATGTGGCGCTCAGTTCCCCTCGGGCCATTTCTCGCGGCAAGCTCGCGACCCTGTTGTGGGACGGTCAGTTCGGCGATCGCGCCCGCGCCAGCCTTCGACAGGCTCTGCTCACATTGCGGCGTGAATTGCCGCAATATTCCGACGTGATCGCGGCCGATCGCGACGACATCCGCATCTGCCCGAACGCCATAAGCACCGATGTCGGGGAATTCGAGCGGCTCCTGTCGGATGGAGATCCCGAACGATTGTCTCGCGCGGCGATGCTGTATCGGGGAGACCTTCTCGAGGGCATCAGTTCGACCTCATGCCAGTTCGAAGCCTGGCTGTCTGCCGAGCGCCAGCGACTGAGGACAAAGGCGATGCAGGCGCTTGCGGGCCTGCTGGACGCGGACGGGCGCGAGCACATGGACATCGCGATCGCGCTCGCGCTGCGTATCGTCGCGATCGACCCGCTTCAGGAGCAGGTTCATCGCATCTTGATGCGCTGCTACGCGCAGCAAGGTCGCCGTACCGACGCGCTACGTCAGTACGATCTTTGCCGCTCCGTGCTGTGGCGGGACGTTCGCGCGGTGCCGGAGCAGGAGACCGAACAGCTGCAGCGCGACATCCGCCGCATGTTCCACGCTGCGCCCCTGAGACCTGCCTCGGTCAAATTACAGCGGGCCAAGAACTTTGACGCAACTTTCACGCTCGGCGTGACGCCTGCATCACGATCCTGGTCGTAG
- a CDS encoding S8 family serine peptidase, with amino-acid sequence MATRGKSGPSAQGEHGANEAATNGNGAIPEHGDSPSPARGQGAATIAPRPAQFMIAPQQQPGLATFSIDFLTQQLTSSPDIEVVKTVPAPRLFGFQSADLGQVPLSPLVLAKMTPDKARVLQTQAGERCAVERDERLTYMLDPTTPQLPNPGVLTPLADGFTVTIEVLGQDGPLPGAEVYVFGSMWPAQAITDATGRATVTLQGETPETIRSILVKPKIDYWTFWLDRPQLVPNNVNRIVVRALGAVLRSFPGQQLTGWGERAMGLDRVPPSFDGAGIKIAVIDSGLAPTHRNLRGITEGTSIVGNDKAAWTVDTIGHGSHCAGIIAGGPIGSGGGIRGFAPAAEIHVCRIFPGGRFSDLVSALDYCMEHGIDVANMSLGGGEPSRIIEERIVRAKERGMACIIAAGNSSGPVQFPASTPHCLAVAALGKWGEFPEDSYHSQQALDGFQSRDGYFPAKFSCFGPEIDVCAPGVAIVSSLPADGFGAWDGTSMATPHVTGLAALVLAHHPDFTKGSFQNRDARRVERLFQILKETATPLQFGDPNRAGAGLPNAMRALGLETGIAPVAAAASGTDPSLAALRRLLGLRPVEAPSMIPAGAMTPQSIGPMPNGSSHVARGPAHVANGIAPMMMDPDPAQIRQLMHKVGLL; translated from the coding sequence ATGGCCACGAGAGGAAAATCAGGACCTTCCGCACAGGGCGAGCACGGTGCGAACGAAGCGGCGACAAACGGCAACGGCGCGATTCCCGAGCATGGCGACAGCCCGTCACCGGCACGCGGGCAGGGGGCCGCAACGATCGCACCGCGCCCGGCGCAATTCATGATCGCGCCGCAGCAGCAACCCGGGCTTGCGACCTTCAGCATCGATTTTCTGACCCAGCAGCTCACCAGCAGCCCCGACATCGAAGTGGTGAAGACGGTGCCTGCGCCGCGCCTGTTCGGATTTCAGAGCGCAGATCTCGGACAAGTGCCGCTCAGTCCGCTGGTCCTCGCCAAGATGACTCCCGACAAGGCCAGGGTGCTGCAGACCCAGGCGGGAGAGCGTTGCGCGGTGGAGCGTGACGAGCGGCTGACCTACATGCTCGACCCGACGACGCCGCAGCTTCCCAATCCGGGGGTGCTGACGCCGCTGGCCGACGGCTTCACTGTGACCATCGAAGTCCTGGGCCAGGACGGCCCGCTGCCCGGCGCCGAGGTTTATGTGTTCGGCAGCATGTGGCCGGCACAGGCCATCACCGACGCCACGGGCCGCGCCACGGTGACGCTCCAAGGCGAAACTCCCGAGACCATCCGCTCGATCCTGGTCAAGCCGAAGATCGACTACTGGACCTTCTGGCTCGATCGTCCGCAGCTCGTTCCCAACAATGTCAACCGGATCGTGGTGAGGGCGCTCGGCGCAGTCTTGCGAAGCTTCCCCGGCCAGCAATTGACCGGTTGGGGTGAGCGCGCCATGGGCCTCGATCGCGTTCCGCCGTCCTTTGATGGCGCCGGTATCAAGATCGCGGTCATCGATTCCGGCCTGGCGCCGACCCATCGCAACCTGCGCGGCATTACGGAAGGCACCAGCATCGTCGGCAATGACAAGGCGGCCTGGACCGTCGACACGATCGGCCATGGCTCGCATTGCGCTGGGATCATCGCCGGCGGCCCCATCGGCTCCGGCGGCGGAATCCGCGGCTTCGCTCCCGCGGCGGAAATCCATGTCTGCCGCATCTTCCCGGGCGGCCGGTTCAGCGATCTCGTCTCGGCGCTCGATTATTGCATGGAGCATGGCATCGACGTCGCCAATATGAGCCTCGGTGGCGGCGAGCCCTCGCGGATCATCGAGGAACGAATCGTCCGCGCCAAGGAAAGGGGCATGGCCTGTATCATTGCTGCGGGGAATTCCTCGGGGCCGGTGCAGTTTCCGGCTTCGACGCCGCATTGCCTGGCGGTCGCCGCGTTGGGCAAGTGGGGCGAGTTTCCCGAGGATAGCTACCATTCGCAGCAAGCCCTCGACGGTTTCCAGAGCCGCGATGGATATTTTCCGGCCAAGTTCTCCTGCTTCGGGCCGGAGATCGACGTCTGTGCGCCGGGTGTGGCGATCGTCTCATCGCTTCCCGCCGATGGTTTCGGTGCATGGGACGGTACCTCGATGGCGACGCCGCATGTCACCGGCCTGGCCGCGCTTGTGCTGGCGCACCATCCGGACTTCACCAAAGGCAGCTTCCAGAATCGCGATGCACGCCGGGTCGAGCGGCTGTTCCAGATCCTGAAGGAAACCGCCACGCCGCTGCAATTCGGTGACCCGAATCGTGCCGGCGCGGGACTGCCGAACGCGATGCGGGCGCTCGGCCTGGAAACCGGAATCGCTCCGGTTGCCGCCGCTGCGTCTGGAACCGATCCCTCGCTGGCAGCGCTGCGTCGCCTGCTTGGATTGCGGCCGGTCGAAGCGCCGAGCATGATTCCGGCGGGCGCGATGACGCCACAGTCCATTGGTCCCATGCCGAACGGTTCGAGCCACGTCGCGCGCGGTCCGGCCCATGTCGCCAATGGAATCGCCCCCATGATGATGGATCCCGATCCAGCTCAGATCCGGCAGCTCATGCACAAGGTCGGATTGCTGTAA